A single window of Martelella sp. NC20 DNA harbors:
- a CDS encoding periplasmic substrate-binding domain-containing protein, whose protein sequence is MGKANELMQEAGYENGFEFDMPSIPVYQPRLEAIAGFLREINIKMNIVPVEPGTLARRSQTTDFPATNLSWVSARDPLFLMSFYVNEDGLFNPFKVKPTDEQLAIGKAGTESTDFDARAQHYWELVENMSEDSYMMYITFAPLLFGVSDAIANNETVVFRPNEDSPYLRGLRVDN, encoded by the coding sequence TTTTGAGTTCGACATGCCCAGCATTCCCGTCTACCAGCCACGCTTGGAGGCGATTGCCGGGTTCCTCCGCGAGATCAATATCAAGATGAACATCGTTCCGGTCGAACCGGGCACATTGGCCCGCCGCAGTCAGACTACCGATTTCCCGGCAACCAACTTGTCCTGGGTAAGTGCAAGAGATCCGTTGTTTCTGATGTCGTTCTATGTGAACGAGGACGGTCTGTTTAATCCGTTCAAGGTAAAGCCGACCGACGAGCAATTGGCCATCGGCAAGGCAGGCACTGAATCGACGGATTTCGATGCGCGCGCTCAGCACTATTGGGAACTCGTGGAGAATATGAGCGAGGATTCATACATGATGTATATCACGTTTGCGCCTTTGCTTTTCGGGGTCAGTGACGCCATCGCCAACAACGAGACGGTTGTTTTCCGGCCGAACGAAGATTCTCCTTACCTGCGCGGACTTCGTGTCGACAACTGA